A window from Rhea pennata isolate bPtePen1 chromosome 1, bPtePen1.pri, whole genome shotgun sequence encodes these proteins:
- the CAPZA3 gene encoding F-actin-capping protein subunit alpha-3, with translation MRPGQGLLPLEKAPLVCSLLLQAPPGEFAQVVQDLRALVHDEELLRREAARVGAWHSKNHFPPVQINEHTVLVTRYNDLGGNRFFDPQDKLSFAFYHLSGVASEYRLHDVLLDEGELQRGALHKGLKEYVSCHFPTGNCCVFRKNARKTQIFVACIEAHQYQPSGCWNGLWKSDWTLALTPVTTQVTGIFLLQMHYFNGANLHVTVSKSVSEPLNVTDQSQLSIDFVKLVKAEDTKLHMAILENMQALSEDIWGKNLRRKLPITRTFINWNRLLNEQPL, from the coding sequence ATGCGCCCAGGGCAGGGCCTGCTGCCATTGGAAAAGGCACCTCTGgtttgcagcctgctgcttcagGCCCCTCCCGGGGAGTTTGCCCAGGTCGTCCAGGACCTCCGGGCGCTGGTGCATGATGAGGAGCTGCTGAGGCGCGAGGCCGCCCGTGTCGGGGCCTGGCACAGCAAAAACCATTTCCCTCCAGTCCAAATTAATGAGCACACCGTGCTGGTGACCCGTTACAACGATTTAGGTGGAAACCGCTTCTTTGACCCTCAGGACAAGCTGTCTTTTGCGTTTTACCACCTGAGCGGGGTGGCCAGCGAGTACCGCCTCCACGACGTGCTGCTCGATGagggggagctgcagagagggGCCCTCCACAAGGGCCTGAAGGAGTACGTGAGCTGCCACTTCCCCACCGGCAACTGCTGTGTCTTCCGAAAAAACGCGAGGAAGACGCAGATCTTTGTGGCCTGCATCGAGGCTCATCAGTACCAGCCTTCGGGATGCTGGAATGGCCTCTGGAAGTCCGACTGGACTCTTGCCCTGACTCCAGTTACCACTCAGGTTACGGGGATCTTCCTCCTCCAAATGCACTACTTCAACGGTGCCAACCTCCATGTAACGGTCAGTAAGTCTGTGAGCGAACCGCTCAATGTGACGGACCAAAGTCAGCTTTCCATAGATTTTGTGAAACTTGTGAAAGCTGAGGACACCAAGTTGCATATGGCCATCCTGGAAAACATGCAGGCCTTGTCAGAGGATATATGGGGGAAAAATCTGCGGAGGAAACTCCCTATCACTCGTACTTTTATAAACTGGAATAGACTGCTGAATGAGCAGCCTCTGTAG